In Dromiciops gliroides isolate mDroGli1 chromosome 5, mDroGli1.pri, whole genome shotgun sequence, the following are encoded in one genomic region:
- the SLC2A3 gene encoding solute carrier family 2, facilitated glucose transporter member 3 isoform X1, whose product MSSAKVTCPLLFSVSIAAIGSFQFGYNTGVINAPEEIIKEFLNSTLNDRSGKPTSEFLLTSLWSLAVAIFSVGGMIGSFSVGLFVNRFGRRNSMLIVNSLALIGGALLGFAKSAKSVEMLILGRLVIGLFCGLCTGFVPMYIGEVSPTSLRGAFGTLNQLGIVVGILIAQIFGLKSIMGTESLWPLLLGFTVIPAVLQCITLPMCPESPRFLLINKMEEEQARKILEKLWGTEDVGQDIQEMKSESAKMAQEKKPTVLELFRSPNYRQPIIIAIMLQLSQQLSGINAVFYYSTGIFTDAGVKEPIYATIGAGVVNVIFTVVSLFLVERAGRRTLHLAGLSGMAVCSVLMVVAMSFKVSHLWMSYICIGAIFGFVAFFEIGPGPIPWFIVAELFSQGPRPAAMAVSGCSNWTSNFLVGLLFPTAAKYMGSYVFIIFTCFLIFFFLFTFFKVPETKGRTFENITQVFENKSKGSLGPTLMAEKGPIVDMNSIDPAKDTSSSAL is encoded by the exons ATGTCATCAGCCAAG gtcacctgccccctcctcttttctgTTAGTATAGCTGCTATAGGCTCTTTTCAGTTTGGCTACAACACTGGCGTCATTAATGCTCCCGAGGAG ATCATTAAGGAATTTCTTAATTCCACTTTGAATGACAGGAGTGGTAAGCCAACCTCTGAGTTTCTACTCACCTCCCTGTGGTCCTTGGCTGTGGCCATCTTCTCAGTAGGTGGCATGATTGGCTCTTTCTCTGTTGGACTCTTCGTCAACCGATTTGGCAG GCGCAACTCCATGCTCATCGTCAATTCACTAGCACTTATTGGAGGTGCCCTCTTGGGCTTCGCAAAGTCTGCCAAGTCGGTAGAGATGCTGATCCTGGGCCGTTTGGTCATTGGCCTCTTCTGTGGACTTTGTACTGGCTTTGTGCCCATGTATATTGGAGAGGTGTCCCCAACTAGCCTTCGTGGAGCCTTTGGCACCCTGAACCAGCTGGGCATTGTTGTGGGGATCCTCATTGCCCAG ATCTTTGGACTAAAATCCATCATGGGAACTGAGAGTCTCTGGCCATTGTTATTAGGCTTTACTGTCATCCCTGCAGTTCTGCAATGTATAACCCTTCCTATGTGCCCTGAAAGCCCCAGATTCCTGCTTATTAATAAGATGGAAGAAGAACAGGCCCGAAAGA TTCTTGAGAAGTTATGGGGCACTGAAGACGTAGGACAGGATATCCAGGAGATGAAGAGTGAGAGTGCTAAAATGGCACAAGAAAAGAAACCAACTGTGCTGGAACTCTTTAGGTCACCAAATTATCGTCAACCTATTATCATTGCCATCATGCTCCAGCTCTCTCAACAGCTCTCTGGAATTAATGCT gtATTCTATTATTCTACAGGAATCTTTACAGATGCTGGTGTTAAAGAGCCAATATATGCTACCATTGGTGCTGGTGTGGTTAATGTGATATTTACTGTAGTTTCG CTCTTTCTGGTGGAACGAGCAGGAAGGAGGACCCTTCATCTGGCAGGACTGAGTGGAATGGCCGTCTGCTCGGTTCTTATGGTTGTTGCCATGTCTTTCAAG GTCTCTCATCTGTGGATGAGCTATATCTGTATTGGGGCCATCTTTGGCTTTGTGGCCTTCTTTGAAATTGGACCAGGCCCCATTCCTTGGTTCATCGTTGCTGAGCTCTTCAGCCAAGGCCCCCGCCCGGCTGCTATGGCTGTGTCTGGCTGTTCCAACTGGACCTCTAACTTCCTTGTGGGCTTGCTCTTCCCTACAGCTGCG aaATATATGGGATCCTACGTCTTTATTATCTTTACTTGCTtcctcatcttcttctttttgttcacCTTCTTCAAAGTCCCTGAGACCAAGGGCAGAACTTTTGAGAATATTACCCAGGTCTTTGAGAACAAGAGTAAGGGTTCCCTCGGCCCCACCTTAATGGCAGAGAAAGGCCCCATTGTGGATATGAACAGCATTGATCCAGCCAAGGACACCTCATCTTCCGCCCTCTAA
- the SLC2A3 gene encoding solute carrier family 2, facilitated glucose transporter member 3 isoform X2 gives MSSAKIIKEFLNSTLNDRSGKPTSEFLLTSLWSLAVAIFSVGGMIGSFSVGLFVNRFGRRNSMLIVNSLALIGGALLGFAKSAKSVEMLILGRLVIGLFCGLCTGFVPMYIGEVSPTSLRGAFGTLNQLGIVVGILIAQIFGLKSIMGTESLWPLLLGFTVIPAVLQCITLPMCPESPRFLLINKMEEEQARKILEKLWGTEDVGQDIQEMKSESAKMAQEKKPTVLELFRSPNYRQPIIIAIMLQLSQQLSGINAVFYYSTGIFTDAGVKEPIYATIGAGVVNVIFTVVSLFLVERAGRRTLHLAGLSGMAVCSVLMVVAMSFKVSHLWMSYICIGAIFGFVAFFEIGPGPIPWFIVAELFSQGPRPAAMAVSGCSNWTSNFLVGLLFPTAAKYMGSYVFIIFTCFLIFFFLFTFFKVPETKGRTFENITQVFENKSKGSLGPTLMAEKGPIVDMNSIDPAKDTSSSAL, from the exons ATGTCATCAGCCAAG ATCATTAAGGAATTTCTTAATTCCACTTTGAATGACAGGAGTGGTAAGCCAACCTCTGAGTTTCTACTCACCTCCCTGTGGTCCTTGGCTGTGGCCATCTTCTCAGTAGGTGGCATGATTGGCTCTTTCTCTGTTGGACTCTTCGTCAACCGATTTGGCAG GCGCAACTCCATGCTCATCGTCAATTCACTAGCACTTATTGGAGGTGCCCTCTTGGGCTTCGCAAAGTCTGCCAAGTCGGTAGAGATGCTGATCCTGGGCCGTTTGGTCATTGGCCTCTTCTGTGGACTTTGTACTGGCTTTGTGCCCATGTATATTGGAGAGGTGTCCCCAACTAGCCTTCGTGGAGCCTTTGGCACCCTGAACCAGCTGGGCATTGTTGTGGGGATCCTCATTGCCCAG ATCTTTGGACTAAAATCCATCATGGGAACTGAGAGTCTCTGGCCATTGTTATTAGGCTTTACTGTCATCCCTGCAGTTCTGCAATGTATAACCCTTCCTATGTGCCCTGAAAGCCCCAGATTCCTGCTTATTAATAAGATGGAAGAAGAACAGGCCCGAAAGA TTCTTGAGAAGTTATGGGGCACTGAAGACGTAGGACAGGATATCCAGGAGATGAAGAGTGAGAGTGCTAAAATGGCACAAGAAAAGAAACCAACTGTGCTGGAACTCTTTAGGTCACCAAATTATCGTCAACCTATTATCATTGCCATCATGCTCCAGCTCTCTCAACAGCTCTCTGGAATTAATGCT gtATTCTATTATTCTACAGGAATCTTTACAGATGCTGGTGTTAAAGAGCCAATATATGCTACCATTGGTGCTGGTGTGGTTAATGTGATATTTACTGTAGTTTCG CTCTTTCTGGTGGAACGAGCAGGAAGGAGGACCCTTCATCTGGCAGGACTGAGTGGAATGGCCGTCTGCTCGGTTCTTATGGTTGTTGCCATGTCTTTCAAG GTCTCTCATCTGTGGATGAGCTATATCTGTATTGGGGCCATCTTTGGCTTTGTGGCCTTCTTTGAAATTGGACCAGGCCCCATTCCTTGGTTCATCGTTGCTGAGCTCTTCAGCCAAGGCCCCCGCCCGGCTGCTATGGCTGTGTCTGGCTGTTCCAACTGGACCTCTAACTTCCTTGTGGGCTTGCTCTTCCCTACAGCTGCG aaATATATGGGATCCTACGTCTTTATTATCTTTACTTGCTtcctcatcttcttctttttgttcacCTTCTTCAAAGTCCCTGAGACCAAGGGCAGAACTTTTGAGAATATTACCCAGGTCTTTGAGAACAAGAGTAAGGGTTCCCTCGGCCCCACCTTAATGGCAGAGAAAGGCCCCATTGTGGATATGAACAGCATTGATCCAGCCAAGGACACCTCATCTTCCGCCCTCTAA